In Planctomicrobium piriforme, the genomic stretch GGATATCAGTGGAGTCGACGGTTTCTGGTCGAACTCTATCTCGGCACGGCCCTGTTCCTCACCTCGCCGGTCGGGCGTTATACGTCCGAATTGACGATTGATTTCCTGATGCGGGCCTGGCACGAACTGAAGATCAACGTCTTCTCGGCCCTGATCGGCTGGATCATCGATCTCTTCGACAGCCTGCTGGTGAACCTCGAACGGCTCGTCTACACCGTCGATGAATTCCTGCGTTTTCGAGCGGGCGACAACCCCGTCTTGCAAGCCGTGAAACTGGCGGGGGGCGTCGTCTGGTTCTTCGTCGCCTATGTGGTCGTGTTTGTGTTCACGCTGCTGGTCGAGCCGCAGATCAACCCGATCAAACACTTCCCCGTCGTGACGGTGTCGCACAAGGTGATCCTCCCGACGGGCCCGATGCTCGTCCGCGAACTCACTCCCTACCTCGGCAAGACGCAGGCGAATACGCTCGTCTGGACCACCATCTGGCTGATTCCCGGCGTGTTTGGCTTTCTCGTCTGGGAGCTGAAAGAGAACTGGCGACTGTATGCGGCCAATCGGCGTCCGCGGCTCGGTTGCGAGTCGATCGGGCTTCACGGCGAAACGATGCTGCAACTGCTGCGGCCTGGCTTTCACTCTGGCACATTGCCCAAGGCGTTCGCGGCGCTGCGTCGAGAATCGCGGAAGGTGAAAGACGTCGACGCCAATTGGGTGCTGCGGAAATGGGCCGCGATTGTGCATGTTGAAGAGTCCGTCCGACACTTTGTTGAACGCGAACTGCTCCATCTGCTGGAAGAAGCCTCGGTCACGAGTCCTTGCAATTGGACGGTCCTCAACGTCCGGGCGGCCACGAACCGCATCGACGTCGATCTCTCCGATCGCCTTCGGCCCGATCAGGCGGCGCGACTCACCTGGGAACATGACGACGCCACCTTGGTGGGCTCAGTCCGCCCTTCCGGTTTACTGGCAGAATTGCCCCCTGATGTTCTCGACTACGTTGTCGTCGCGATGTCGGGCCTGTTTCAACGGGCCGGCGTCGAAGTCTTACAAGGCCCCGTCCCGCTGCAGATCGATCCGAACTTCCCGTGGACTACCTGGGTACAGATCTGGACGCCGTCAAAGGCCATCGCCTTCCTGCCAGACGCGCGGACTGAAACGGCAACCGTCGCGATCGCCGACGTGAGTGAAGGTGCAGAGTTGGGTGAACCAACGGCTTAGATTTGTGGCTCCATGTGTCGTCACAGAGAAAAGACCACGAAACGGACGAAAAAGAAATCCTTGAAAATTGGTGACATAGGCATTTTCGCCTGTGCCAATCTTTCTTAATAGGGACCGCTCTCGATTATTCCGTGCTTTCAGTGCCTTCCGTGGTTTGTCTTCTTTGACTCTGTTGCGCTACTTTGCCGCGTCGCCAAACAGCTTGGTGTTTCCCACTGTCTGCCGGAGCGAATCGACTCGCGGAGTCGTGCCAGTGCGAGTAGAACGGACGACCGGCTGCAGGTCGATGGTCACTCCGCCCACCAGTCCAATCAGCGACCCCGCTCCTGCGGTGCGAAACGTCGAGGCCGAGGGGACCGTTTTCGGCACCGGATAGGTTGCCGGTTGCAGGCGTTCATCCGACAGCAAGAGCGTCATGAAATCCGGAGCCGCACGACGGCCGCTCGACTGGCGAATCAGCGTGGCAGCAACAGCCAGATCGTACAGGTTCTGCAATTCGCCGAATGCCGGGGTGTGGTCGGCCAGCTCCTGGAAGTTCTCCGTAAATAACTGAGCAAACTTTTCGGTGCTGGGCCGCGTGAACTTGGCGTCGTCGCGTCGTCCGCTGGCATCGCTGATTTCTTCCTGCGCCATCAGCTTCGCTCGTTGCCCTTTGAGTCGGAACACGGTCTGCTCGGCATTCGTCTCCAGCGGTTCATAGAACGGCACGAACCACCACCGCTGCAGGCTGTTCCCCTGTGGTCTTAGCAGCGAAAGATGGCTGCGAACACCTGGCACGCCAGCCGGTTCGGAGCCCATGGCAATCCGCTTCATTCGCAGGTCTGCTTCGACGAGCGCCAGCGCGAAATGCGATCCGTCCGGCACGCCCCAGATGGAAATCTCCTGCGGACCGAGCACCGTGGCCATCATACGGAACCGCTGTTGCACTTCTCCGGTCGTGGCGGGGGAGGAATTGGACCGCAGATAATCCTGCAGCCGAGCCATGTTGTCGGCGGTCGGGTCGATCGAGCAGCCGATTGATCCCCGCGTCGAACCTTCACAGCGCAGCGCCGTGATCAGGTCTTCCAGCCGCATCACCGGTCTGCCATTGCTCCGTCCCACCATCCGTCCGACGTTGTCCGGTCCAAACGCATCGGCAGGACCGACGAGAAAGATGTCGCCTGCTTCGGGGTCGAACGCCACGGTATCGATTCTCTGCAATCCGGCCAGGTAAGCGACTTCAAGCGGAACCGGTTTGTTCGCATCGAGCCGTTCGCGCAGCAGAGTCGACAGGTTTTTCAAGGAGACAATTCGTTCTTCCGTCGCGACGATCACATCGGCCGGCAAGCTGCCGCTCGCAAATTTGTCGATCTGCTTCTTGAGCGCCGCCGGAGGTAACGGCCGGACCTGACGCAGTTCGATGACCCCTTCGGCGTCGATGACAATCCCCGATCCGCCGCCGGGCTGGTTCCCGCCAAAGCCGCCGCCGTTCCCAAATTGAGCGGATGCAGACTCAAAGCTGACTAACCAGCAGCACGCCGCCAGCACGAGGATCGAACGTTGAGTCATGATTCCCTCCGTCAGCCCGACACTGCGATGAGTCCGCAAGCAGCCGCGAGCGCGCACTCCAGGCGCACCGCGAACATCAATCTAAACGCGAACTCAATCGATCAGTCTACCGCGGATCAACGCCCTGCCCACGCTTTTTCAGAAAACTGCCCGGGGGAGAACCCCGGAAGGCGCGGAATTGAAGAACTCGTTCTCAGACTCCTGCCTGGGAACGCCCCCATCAATCCAGCGTGCCGAAGCAGAAACTTCAGCACGAGCGAACAGGAGGCTTGAGACCCGAGGCGTGAGGTCATTACTTCCTCAAGCCTCAGGTCTCAAGCCTTCCCCCTTTTCCGGCTCTGGACTCTCGACACTGGACCCTGGACTATCCCTCGCCCCCCTGCAGGCGTTCCAGACGTTCGCGGGTGTCTTTATATTCGTAGTCGATCACCAGCACTTCGCCGTAGTGCTTCTCAGCAGACGGCGGGTCTTTCATTTCTTCGCACACCCGGCCTAACAGGTAATGGCACTCTTTGTAGGTGTCGGGATCGGTATCCACATTCAGGTCCGGCACCGCGCGCTCAAACTGCCCGCGAGCAAGCTGCAGTTTCTTGTCGTAGACAAAGCACTTCCCCAGTGACACATACGATCTCGCCTTGTGCCGGGGATCCTGGGCTGACTTCTGCAGCAAGGGAATCGCGAGTCCCCATTTCTGCAACTGCATCAGCAGCTCGGCGAGTTCGAACTTGACGGCCAGGTTTGCCGGATACCGTTCGACCCGTTTGGTCAGCACTTCAATTTTCCGGTCGCGAAGCCCTGTCGAGAGTTCGGCGGCACGTTTTCGGTCTTCCGGATCGGAGGATTTGTTGGCCTTCTCCTTGGCTTCTTCGAGTCCGTGCTTCATCAGCAGTAGTTCGGCGTCTTCAAGCTGTTCGCCGACGCTGGGGTCGTTCTTCGAGACTTCGAAGGCTTTCTGCAGCGAATCATACGAATCCTGATAGCGCTTCGTCGCCTTATAATGAGCCGCGAGCTTCAGGTACGGCTCGAGGCGACCCGGCTCCTTGCGGATCGCGTGCTTCAGGTCTGTCTCGACGGATTCGCCAGGCGCGATGCTGTTTCCGCCGACGCCGCCCCCCTTGGCGGCGAGATTCTTGTTGGCCATCACGCTCCGCGTATTTTCGGCATCTTCGTAACCGCCGCGGTGCGTCGTCTTCTCGGTCTGGATCTCGGTGATTTTCCGCATGGCGGTCAGGTCGGAAGGATCGAGCTTCGCCACCTGTTCCCAGACCTTCACGGCGTCATCGTACTCGGCTCGTTCGCGCAGCAGGTTCGCCAGAGCAACGTAGATCTCCTTGTTCTTCTGGTCGGTGCGAATCGCTTCCATGTAGGCGAACTTGGCGATCTCGCCGCGGTCCAGCTTCTTCGAGACGTCCGCCAGGTCGAGATTGAGCTGCGTGTCCCAGGGGTTCAGGTACAAGCCTTCCTCGATCGCCTTCGAGGCCTCTTCCCAATTCTCGGCCTGCCGGGCTTTTTTGACGCGGCTGCGGATGCCCATCAGCTTCGTCTTTTCGAACGTCCCGGCCCCTTTGCCGTTATCGCCGTATTTCTTTTTCGCACACTGCCGCAGGTACTGACGGTAGACCAGATTGTCTGGAACCAGCTTGACGCAGGTGCTGAACATCTCAAGAGCGAGATCCCAGTTCTGCTTCTGCATCGCATCATTGCCGCGACGGTAGCAATCGCCTGCCCATTTGTTTTCTTGCGCCACGAAATCGTCTCCACTCTGCTCAGTCGTCTTTGCCGCCGCAGCCTGCTGATGTGAAAAAAACGCGACGGAACCGTCTCCCTCGACAATATCACACATCGCCCGGAACAGAAACCGGACTGAGTGCGTGACGACCGATCGAAGTTAAAACACGTCGCCGGGAGGGAGTCCTTTGTCAGAGCCTGAATCCCTGGTGGCACAGACATTTCTGTCTGTGCAAACTTGGCCGCTCAATTGGAATTCTACGCAGTCGGCAATTGAGTCGTTGGCAAAAAGTCATTCCGCAGCGGCGCCGCGCAGCATCCGACTGCACAGACAGAAATGTCTGTGCCACCCTGCGGATGCACGCAGCTTCGAAACGTCCGGCACAAAACGAAAACAGCCGCCGTTGCGAACAACGGCGGCTGTGGAGTGAAATTCTTCACCGAGCGGTCGGGCGATTACTCGCCGTAGAACTTGGTCATCTCTTCGGCGGTCAGCGGTTCCTGGATCGACTGGCTCGACAGGTGAGCGCGGAACCGGAGGCTGCCGGGCGAGGCGGCGGCCACGTTGACCTTGAAGGTCAGGCTCTGACCTGCGGCCACTTCCGGAAGTTCGCGGAAGATCACCGTGCCGCGTTCGCAGATGAACTCGGCCGGGCCTTCAGCACTGACGAACGTCATGCCGGGAGGAAGTTCGCAGGTGAGACCCACAGTACGGGCGGCTGCGGAACCTTCGTTCTTCACGCGAATCTCGTAAGAAGTCTGGCTGCCGACTTCGACCGGGTCTTCCAGGTCTTTCACGGCGATTGCGAGCGACGATGTGCC encodes the following:
- a CDS encoding DUF1598 domain-containing protein is translated as MTQRSILVLAACCWLVSFESASAQFGNGGGFGGNQPGGGSGIVIDAEGVIELRQVRPLPPAALKKQIDKFASGSLPADVIVATEERIVSLKNLSTLLRERLDANKPVPLEVAYLAGLQRIDTVAFDPEAGDIFLVGPADAFGPDNVGRMVGRSNGRPVMRLEDLITALRCEGSTRGSIGCSIDPTADNMARLQDYLRSNSSPATTGEVQQRFRMMATVLGPQEISIWGVPDGSHFALALVEADLRMKRIAMGSEPAGVPGVRSHLSLLRPQGNSLQRWWFVPFYEPLETNAEQTVFRLKGQRAKLMAQEEISDASGRRDDAKFTRPSTEKFAQLFTENFQELADHTPAFGELQNLYDLAVAATLIRQSSGRRAAPDFMTLLLSDERLQPATYPVPKTVPSASTFRTAGAGSLIGLVGGVTIDLQPVVRSTRTGTTPRVDSLRQTVGNTKLFGDAAK
- a CDS encoding tetratricopeptide repeat protein; the protein is MAQENKWAGDCYRRGNDAMQKQNWDLALEMFSTCVKLVPDNLVYRQYLRQCAKKKYGDNGKGAGTFEKTKLMGIRSRVKKARQAENWEEASKAIEEGLYLNPWDTQLNLDLADVSKKLDRGEIAKFAYMEAIRTDQKNKEIYVALANLLRERAEYDDAVKVWEQVAKLDPSDLTAMRKITEIQTEKTTHRGGYEDAENTRSVMANKNLAAKGGGVGGNSIAPGESVETDLKHAIRKEPGRLEPYLKLAAHYKATKRYQDSYDSLQKAFEVSKNDPSVGEQLEDAELLLMKHGLEEAKEKANKSSDPEDRKRAAELSTGLRDRKIEVLTKRVERYPANLAVKFELAELLMQLQKWGLAIPLLQKSAQDPRHKARSYVSLGKCFVYDKKLQLARGQFERAVPDLNVDTDPDTYKECHYLLGRVCEEMKDPPSAEKHYGEVLVIDYEYKDTRERLERLQGGEG